Proteins found in one Erythrobacter sp. 3-20A1M genomic segment:
- a CDS encoding uracil-DNA glycosylase family protein, translating to MTDEAPPLSAREQIAAALAWWRDAGVAIDTGDAVTAWLDAETGGAADDASPDTKPRAAPKVPKPAPPPQGREAISRIATDPVVQAGGDPANWPTDLESFRTWWLEDRSIDRGGAYPRVAPRGAAGAELMVVVEQPEESDNDRLLSGPKGAFLDAILRAMAVGADAAYLAALLPRHTLHPDWEEIGRAGYAKLLAHHIDMVGPKRIICFGRNILSHIPHEPAQQADNTRIFNHDEGGIDLLPAGDFATLLQRKAARTRFWRNWLAWTDR from the coding sequence GTGACGGATGAAGCCCCACCCCTTTCCGCTCGGGAGCAGATCGCGGCGGCGCTCGCCTGGTGGCGCGATGCCGGGGTCGCGATCGATACGGGCGATGCCGTTACGGCATGGCTCGACGCGGAAACCGGCGGCGCTGCCGATGACGCTTCTCCCGATACCAAGCCGCGCGCGGCACCCAAGGTTCCCAAACCCGCTCCCCCGCCTCAGGGTCGCGAGGCGATTTCTCGCATCGCAACCGATCCGGTCGTGCAGGCGGGCGGCGATCCGGCGAACTGGCCGACCGATCTCGAATCGTTTCGGACCTGGTGGCTGGAGGATCGCTCGATCGATCGCGGCGGGGCCTATCCGCGCGTTGCGCCGCGCGGAGCCGCGGGCGCGGAACTGATGGTCGTGGTCGAACAGCCGGAGGAGAGCGACAACGATCGGCTCCTTTCCGGGCCGAAGGGCGCCTTCCTCGATGCGATCCTGCGCGCCATGGCGGTGGGCGCGGACGCAGCGTACCTCGCGGCGCTCCTCCCCCGCCATACGCTTCATCCCGATTGGGAGGAAATCGGTCGCGCCGGATACGCGAAATTGCTGGCGCACCACATCGATATGGTCGGCCCGAAGCGCATTATTTGCTTCGGTCGCAACATCCTGTCCCACATTCCACACGAGCCAGCGCAGCAGGCTGACAATACACGGATTTTTAACCATGACGAGGGAGGGATAGACCTGTTGCCGGCCGGCGACTTCGCGACCCTGCTACAGCGCAAGGCGGCGCGAACCCGGTTCTGGCGCAACTGGCTCGCTTGGACGGATAGGTAA
- a CDS encoding lytic transglycosylase domain-containing protein → MAPKRKGFAAALIGIAALGALPAPAMANSSAVDYFRARATSSNVPQLLSSDERAFYADLFRAIDGQDWVKVDTMLAQKPDGPLTQVAMAEYYLDANSPRIELPAIQAWLAKGDSLPQAEQITNLGMKRGLMSAPYLPRQNSFTSQPYISKRILPDGIRDGTMPADIASAITERIVSDDPDGARLLLDGINATLSSAARAEWRQRVAWSYYIENQDPAAFAMAQTVAEGSGPWVAEGAWVAGLAAWRMGHCEPAAQGFRDAARQAANPELSAAGYYWASRALVRCRKPEAAAEELRGAARMDETLYGMLAREQLGETLPGAGATADLDANDWRRLRDVDNVRVAVALSEIGRDELADEVLRHQARIGDPDQFDALCRLARELGLPSTQLWMAHNVPRGGHADPSLRYPAPKWQPVDGWKVDPALAFAHSLQESNFRAAVVSPKGARGLMQIMPAAAQDHSGALGYTGRPSDLNRPEVNLAFGQRHLETLKNSGATGGLLPKVMAAYNAGLVPVGRWNSEVNDEDDPLLYMESIPYWETRGYVAIVMRNYWMYERQAAAPSPSREALAQGMWPTFPDVSSGGGPVRLSRAD, encoded by the coding sequence ATGGCACCCAAACGCAAGGGCTTCGCAGCCGCACTGATCGGAATAGCCGCTCTGGGCGCGCTCCCCGCGCCCGCGATGGCGAACAGCAGCGCGGTCGATTATTTCCGCGCTCGCGCCACGTCGAGCAACGTACCGCAGCTCCTCTCTTCCGACGAGCGGGCGTTCTACGCCGACCTGTTCCGCGCGATCGATGGTCAGGACTGGGTCAAGGTCGACACGATGCTGGCGCAGAAGCCGGACGGCCCGCTGACGCAGGTCGCGATGGCCGAATACTATCTCGACGCCAATTCCCCGCGGATCGAACTGCCCGCGATCCAGGCGTGGCTGGCGAAGGGAGACAGCCTGCCGCAGGCCGAGCAGATCACCAATCTTGGCATGAAGCGCGGGCTGATGAGCGCGCCCTATCTGCCGCGCCAGAACAGCTTCACCAGCCAGCCCTACATCTCCAAGCGCATCCTGCCCGACGGCATTCGGGACGGGACGATGCCCGCCGACATCGCAAGCGCCATTACCGAGCGTATCGTAAGCGACGATCCGGACGGCGCGCGGCTCCTCCTCGACGGGATCAACGCGACGCTCAGCTCCGCCGCGCGGGCCGAATGGCGCCAGCGCGTCGCGTGGAGCTATTACATCGAGAACCAGGACCCCGCCGCCTTCGCCATGGCGCAGACGGTTGCCGAGGGCAGCGGCCCGTGGGTCGCCGAAGGGGCCTGGGTCGCCGGGCTCGCCGCATGGCGGATGGGCCATTGCGAACCGGCGGCGCAGGGGTTCCGCGACGCGGCGCGCCAGGCCGCCAACCCGGAACTTTCGGCGGCGGGCTACTACTGGGCTTCGCGCGCGCTGGTGCGGTGCCGCAAGCCAGAGGCAGCGGCGGAGGAACTGCGCGGGGCCGCGCGGATGGACGAAACGCTCTATGGCATGCTGGCGCGCGAGCAATTGGGCGAGACCCTGCCCGGAGCCGGTGCGACCGCAGATCTGGACGCCAATGACTGGCGGCGGCTGCGCGATGTCGACAATGTGCGCGTCGCCGTCGCCCTGTCCGAAATCGGGCGCGACGAACTCGCGGACGAGGTGCTGCGCCACCAGGCCCGCATCGGCGATCCGGACCAGTTCGACGCGCTATGCCGGCTCGCGCGCGAGCTTGGCCTGCCTTCCACCCAGCTGTGGATGGCGCACAACGTGCCGCGCGGCGGCCATGCCGACCCCTCGCTGCGCTATCCCGCGCCCAAATGGCAGCCGGTCGACGGCTGGAAGGTCGATCCCGCTCTCGCCTTCGCCCATTCGCTGCAGGAATCGAATTTCCGCGCCGCCGTGGTCAGCCCGAAGGGTGCGCGCGGCCTGATGCAGATCATGCCCGCCGCGGCGCAAGATCATTCGGGCGCGCTGGGTTACACCGGGCGGCCGAGCGATCTCAATCGCCCGGAAGTCAATCTCGCCTTCGGGCAGCGCCATCTCGAAACGCTCAAAAATAGCGGCGCGACCGGCGGGCTGCTGCCGAAGGTGATGGCCGCCTACAATGCCGGGCTGGTCCCGGTCGGCCGCTGGAACAGCGAGGTCAACGACGAGGACGATCCGCTGCTCTACATGGAAAGCATCCCCTATTGGGAAACGCGCGGTTACGTCGCGATCGTGATGCGCAATTACTGGATGTACGAGCGGCAGGCCGCCGCCCCCTCCCCCAGCCGCGAGGCCCTGGCGCAGGGGATGTGGCCGACCTTCCCGGATGTCTCCTCGGGCGGCGGACCGGTCCGGCTCAGCCGCGCCGACTGA
- the moaB gene encoding molybdenum cofactor biosynthesis protein B encodes MAIDEAKEFKPVRIAVLTVSDTRTEADDTSGDILVQRLTDHGHTLAARTIVRDDADLIEQQLRTWIADREVDAVVSTGGTGLTGRDVTPEALSRVATRDIPGFGELFRWLSFKAIGTSTVQSRACAVVADSTYIFALPGSNGAVKDGWDGILAEQLDSRNRPCNFVELMPRLREV; translated from the coding sequence ATGGCGATCGACGAAGCAAAAGAGTTCAAGCCCGTCCGGATCGCCGTGCTGACGGTGTCGGACACCCGCACCGAAGCCGACGATACCTCCGGCGATATCCTGGTGCAGCGTCTCACCGACCACGGCCATACCCTCGCCGCGCGGACGATCGTGCGCGACGATGCCGACCTGATCGAACAGCAGTTGCGCACCTGGATCGCCGACCGGGAGGTCGACGCCGTGGTCAGCACCGGGGGCACCGGCCTGACCGGCCGCGACGTGACGCCAGAGGCCCTGTCGCGCGTCGCCACCCGCGATATTCCCGGCTTCGGCGAGCTGTTTCGCTGGCTCAGCTTCAAGGCGATCGGGACCAGCACGGTGCAGAGCCGCGCCTGCGCGGTGGTGGCGGACAGCACCTATATCTTCGCCCTTCCCGGCTCGAACGGCGCGGTGAAGGACGGTTGGGACGGCATCCTCGCCGAACAGCTCGACAGCCGCAACCGGCCCTGCAACTTCGTCGAATTGATGCCCCGGCTGCGCGAAGTGTAA
- a CDS encoding PA0069 family radical SAM protein → MERSREPVVHGRGAQSDAVPTRFGLATREADGDWRDHMEALDGLPVKLRTQVTEERPKSILSFNQSPDIFFDRSVNAYRGCEHGCVYCFARPTHAYHDLSPGLDFETRLFAKPDAARLLRETLAKSAYRPAPIAMGTNTDPYQPIERRYRITRAVLEVCLDARHPVTITTKSDRVLDDLDLLAEMARMDLVAVAISVTSLDPALSGKLEPRAASPAKRMAALGKLVQAGIPAHCSIAPVIPAITDEFMEGIVARAAELGVRSAGWIPLRLPHEVALLFREWLSVHFPERGDKVMSIVRSIRNGRDNDPAFFSRLRPTGVWADLFRARFRLACKRAGMEKGKFELDCSQFRAPDVGGQLRLL, encoded by the coding sequence ATGGAACGGAGTCGCGAACCTGTCGTGCACGGCCGCGGGGCGCAATCGGACGCGGTGCCGACGCGCTTCGGCCTCGCCACGCGCGAGGCGGACGGCGACTGGCGCGACCATATGGAGGCCCTCGATGGTCTTCCGGTCAAGCTGCGTACGCAGGTGACCGAGGAACGGCCCAAGTCGATCCTCAGCTTCAACCAGTCGCCCGACATCTTCTTCGACCGCTCGGTCAACGCCTATCGCGGGTGCGAGCATGGCTGCGTCTATTGCTTCGCGCGGCCCACGCATGCGTATCACGACCTCTCGCCCGGCCTCGATTTCGAGACCAGGCTGTTTGCGAAGCCGGACGCGGCGCGGCTGCTGCGCGAGACGCTGGCGAAGTCCGCCTACCGCCCCGCCCCGATCGCGATGGGGACCAACACCGACCCCTACCAGCCGATCGAGCGGCGCTATCGCATCACGCGTGCCGTGCTGGAGGTGTGCCTGGACGCGCGCCACCCGGTCACCATCACCACCAAATCCGACCGGGTGCTGGACGATCTCGACCTTCTTGCGGAGATGGCGCGGATGGACCTCGTCGCGGTAGCGATCTCGGTCACCAGCCTCGACCCGGCGCTATCCGGCAAACTCGAACCGCGCGCAGCTTCACCCGCCAAGCGCATGGCCGCATTGGGAAAACTCGTTCAGGCAGGCATCCCCGCGCATTGCTCGATCGCGCCCGTCATTCCCGCGATCACCGACGAGTTCATGGAAGGGATCGTCGCCCGCGCTGCCGAACTGGGCGTGCGTAGCGCGGGCTGGATCCCGCTGCGCCTGCCGCACGAGGTCGCCCTGCTATTCCGCGAATGGCTCTCGGTCCATTTCCCCGAACGCGGCGACAAGGTGATGAGCATCGTTCGCTCCATCCGAAACGGCCGCGACAACGACCCCGCCTTCTTCAGCCGCTTGCGCCCCACCGGCGTCTGGGCCGACCTCTTCCGCGCCCGTTTCCGCCTCGCCTGCAAACGCGCGGGGATGGAGAAGGGCAAGTTCGAGCTGGATTGCTCGCAGTTCAGGGCACCCGATGTGGGTGGGCAGTTGCGGTTGTTATGA
- a CDS encoding DUF1330 domain-containing protein, translating to MTERYINPGEANFAAFKDLPRDRPIHMLNLVQYRDEAAYPEGHENAGKGWSGARAYKEYGRTSGPIFARVGGKIVWRGAFEAVLTGPEAMHWHDGFIAAYPSADAFFEMIKDAEYQKAVVNRTAALADSRLVRFDPGEKGAGF from the coding sequence ATGACCGAACGCTACATCAACCCCGGAGAAGCCAACTTCGCCGCGTTCAAGGATCTGCCCCGCGACCGGCCGATCCATATGCTCAACCTGGTGCAGTACCGCGACGAGGCGGCCTATCCCGAGGGTCATGAGAATGCGGGCAAGGGCTGGTCCGGCGCGCGGGCCTACAAGGAGTACGGCAGGACCAGCGGCCCGATCTTCGCCCGCGTCGGCGGCAAGATCGTGTGGCGCGGCGCGTTCGAGGCGGTGCTGACCGGACCGGAGGCAATGCACTGGCACGACGGCTTCATCGCCGCCTATCCCAGCGCCGATGCCTTCTTCGAGATGATCAAGGACGCCGAATACCAGAAAGCCGTCGTCAACCGCACCGCCGCGCTCGCCGACAGTCGCCTCGTGCGCTTCGATCCAGGGGAGAAAGGGGCGGGGTTCTGA
- a CDS encoding long-chain fatty acid--CoA ligase, whose product MAGLGAMQDWKMRITHVIDHAAREHATREIVTHWADGSETRTNWGEIHRDARRMAQALEALGIEPGDRVASMAMNHSRHLVSWFGVAGMGGVLHTVNPRLFEDQLEYIVNHAEDRVLFYDAAFQPIVDLMRDRWSTVEHYICYDPAPGSDLLAFEDWIGAQDGDYAWVDGEERDPCMLCYTSGTTGHPKGVLYEHRSTMFHAWSGLQPSAHDFDPSTVMLPVVPMFHAASWGLPYGGAMAGVKFVFSAVNEPQVLCDLMDREGVTTSAGVPTVWLAMFQHCDATGRDLPKLDSATIGGSAAPQFMIERLMKAGIKVQHAWGMTETSPIGTVGSPTADWARMSFEEKVAKSRMQGRPIFGIELRTVDLDDRTKELPRDGESSGALQVRGPWVIKRYFKAEEDAVDAEGWFDTGDVGILHPDGTLQLTDRTKDVIKSGGEWISSVELENAACGHPAVAEAAAIGVHHPQWDERPVLFVVRKEGQDVGAQEVVNFLSDKVAKWWLPDAVEFVDDIPHTATGKISKKDLRDRFADYRLAD is encoded by the coding sequence ATGGCAGGCCTGGGTGCGATGCAGGACTGGAAGATGCGGATCACGCATGTGATCGATCATGCCGCCCGCGAACATGCCACGCGCGAGATCGTGACCCACTGGGCCGATGGCAGCGAGACGCGCACCAACTGGGGCGAGATCCACCGAGACGCGCGCCGGATGGCGCAGGCGCTGGAAGCATTGGGGATCGAGCCCGGCGATCGCGTCGCGAGCATGGCGATGAACCATTCGCGCCACCTCGTCAGCTGGTTCGGTGTCGCCGGGATGGGCGGGGTGCTGCACACCGTAAACCCGCGCCTGTTCGAAGATCAGCTCGAATATATCGTCAACCACGCCGAGGACCGCGTGCTGTTCTACGACGCGGCGTTTCAGCCGATCGTGGACCTCATGCGCGACCGCTGGAGCACGGTCGAACACTATATCTGCTACGATCCCGCGCCGGGCTCCGACCTTCTGGCCTTCGAGGACTGGATCGGCGCGCAGGACGGCGATTACGCCTGGGTGGATGGCGAGGAGCGCGATCCGTGCATGCTGTGCTACACCAGCGGCACGACGGGCCACCCAAAGGGCGTGCTGTACGAGCATCGCTCGACCATGTTCCACGCCTGGTCCGGTCTCCAGCCGAGCGCGCACGATTTCGATCCCAGCACGGTGATGCTGCCGGTGGTGCCCATGTTCCACGCCGCGAGCTGGGGCCTGCCCTATGGTGGCGCGATGGCGGGGGTGAAGTTCGTGTTCTCCGCCGTCAACGAACCGCAGGTGCTGTGCGACCTGATGGACCGGGAGGGCGTCACCACCAGCGCCGGCGTGCCGACCGTGTGGCTCGCCATGTTCCAGCATTGCGATGCCACCGGCCGCGATCTGCCGAAGCTCGACAGCGCGACCATCGGCGGATCGGCCGCGCCGCAGTTCATGATCGAGCGGCTGATGAAGGCCGGGATCAAGGTCCAGCACGCCTGGGGCATGACCGAGACGAGCCCGATCGGGACGGTGGGCTCGCCCACCGCCGACTGGGCACGGATGTCGTTCGAGGAGAAGGTCGCGAAGTCGCGCATGCAGGGCCGCCCGATCTTCGGCATCGAACTGCGCACGGTCGATCTCGACGACCGGACGAAGGAGCTGCCGCGCGACGGGGAGAGCTCGGGCGCGCTGCAGGTGCGCGGTCCATGGGTCATCAAACGGTACTTCAAGGCGGAGGAGGACGCGGTCGATGCCGAAGGCTGGTTCGACACCGGCGATGTCGGCATCCTGCATCCCGACGGCACGCTGCAACTGACCGACCGGACCAAGGACGTGATCAAGTCGGGCGGCGAGTGGATCAGCTCGGTCGAGCTGGAGAACGCCGCTTGCGGCCATCCTGCGGTGGCCGAAGCCGCGGCGATCGGCGTGCACCACCCCCAGTGGGACGAGCGCCCGGTGCTGTTCGTCGTTCGCAAGGAGGGGCAGGATGTCGGCGCGCAGGAGGTGGTGAACTTCCTGTCCGACAAGGTCGCGAAGTGGTGGCTGCCCGATGCGGTCGAGTTCGTCGACGACATTCCGCACACGGCGACCGGCAAGATCAGCAAGAAGGACCTGCGCGATCGCTTCGCCGACTACCGGCTCGCGGACTAA
- the dnaE gene encoding DNA polymerase III subunit alpha has translation MSFAPFVPLRILSSYSMLEGAIDPKAIAKLAKERGFPAIAICDRNGLYGSYAFASACFEQGVQPIVGTLLGVARPSSEAIDHLALFAQDEAGWQNLCHLVSRAHLERPLELEPHVALDELDGRTEGLIALTGASEGAMTCLFAEGQGSHALSYGERLEALFPGRLYVELSRRGNAVEDAAEAALVDWAYDRDLPLVATNPANFADPHFHKAHDAMLCISHSRKLWEEDRPRSAQESFVKSATMMEEAFDDLPEAVANTLVIAQRCAYAPPERAPILPSLAGDIEGEKAMLESEARRGLAKRLEPYEELTEDERKTYYDRLDYEIGIINRMGFPGYFLIVADFIQWAKDQGIPVGPGRGSGAGSLVAWALTITDLDPIRLGLLFERFLNPERVSMPDFDIDFCETRRGEVIRYVQKKYGHDHVAQIITFGKLKARAVLRDCGRILDLGYNRVDRLCKMVPNHPTDPWSLPRALNGAAEFKREYDNDNDVKQLVDLAMQLEGLPRNSSTHAAGVVIGDRPLAQLVPLYRDPRSDMPVTQFDMKYVEGAGLVKFDFLGLKTLSVLQRAVDLLAKRGIAVDLAGLAWDDPAVFQLLKQGNTVGVFQLESEGMRRTLTAVKPTKFEDIIALVSLYRPGPMDNIPLFGKRKAGEVEIEYPHPKLAGILEETYGIFVYQEQVMQAAQILAGYSLGDADLLRRAMGKKKQSEMDAQRQRFIAGCAEHSQIDAKRANELFDLIDKFAGYGFNKSHAAAYALLAYQTAWLKAHYPEEFYAASMCFDMHQSEKLAVFVDDARRYPGREGGVAVEQPDINRSEADFTVERTDEGYAVRYALAGIRNVGGKAMKALCEEREAHGWFESLDDLFARIPQGCMNSRQLEALIAAGALDRLEPSRGRLAANIDLLLATADAAQRERSSGQEGLFGGDDGPGNTLRLKEADDWSRADKMAKERENFGFYFSSHPVEAYRDIASANGARPYASLMAAGAPMGGRSRAVMAAMVEKVNKGRTRRGADFVRADFSDSSGQFSAACFEEALVANFEKWAEDGTCVLLTVELDSPSPDEPPRVTVRGARPLAAVAGSQRMLLTLEVAHEAAIAELALALQPGPPGYGEVVAKLALPAGEQAMMRLGYDFRLDGALAETLGGIEGIANVALIPKTGPKLFRAA, from the coding sequence ATGTCCTTTGCCCCGTTCGTACCCCTTCGTATCCTGTCGAGCTATTCGATGCTGGAGGGCGCGATCGACCCCAAGGCGATCGCGAAGCTGGCGAAGGAGCGGGGCTTCCCTGCCATCGCCATCTGCGACCGGAACGGGCTTTACGGCAGCTACGCCTTCGCCTCGGCCTGCTTCGAGCAAGGGGTGCAGCCCATCGTGGGCACCCTCCTTGGTGTCGCGCGCCCATCGTCGGAGGCGATCGATCACCTGGCGCTGTTCGCACAGGATGAGGCAGGGTGGCAGAACCTGTGCCATCTCGTCAGCCGTGCCCATCTGGAGCGGCCGCTGGAGTTGGAGCCGCATGTCGCGCTCGATGAACTGGATGGCCGGACCGAGGGCCTGATCGCGCTCACCGGGGCGAGCGAAGGCGCAATGACCTGCCTGTTCGCGGAGGGGCAGGGCAGTCATGCCCTGTCCTATGGCGAGCGGCTGGAGGCGCTGTTCCCCGGTCGGCTGTATGTCGAGCTGTCGCGGCGCGGAAACGCAGTGGAAGACGCCGCCGAAGCGGCACTGGTCGACTGGGCCTACGACCGCGATCTGCCGCTGGTCGCGACCAATCCGGCCAATTTCGCCGATCCGCATTTCCACAAGGCGCACGACGCGATGCTGTGCATCTCGCATTCTCGCAAACTGTGGGAAGAGGACCGTCCGCGCTCCGCGCAGGAAAGCTTCGTCAAATCGGCGACGATGATGGAAGAAGCGTTCGACGACCTGCCCGAGGCGGTCGCGAACACGCTCGTCATCGCGCAACGCTGCGCCTACGCGCCGCCCGAGCGCGCCCCCATCCTCCCCAGCCTCGCCGGTGATATCGAAGGCGAGAAGGCGATGCTGGAGAGCGAAGCGAGGCGCGGCCTCGCCAAGCGGTTGGAGCCCTATGAGGAGCTCACCGAGGACGAGCGCAAGACCTATTACGACCGGCTCGATTACGAGATCGGCATCATCAACCGGATGGGGTTCCCGGGCTATTTCCTGATCGTCGCCGACTTCATCCAGTGGGCGAAGGATCAGGGAATTCCCGTCGGACCGGGCCGTGGCTCCGGCGCGGGCAGCCTCGTCGCCTGGGCGCTCACCATTACCGACCTGGACCCGATCCGGCTCGGTCTGCTGTTCGAACGCTTCCTCAACCCGGAACGCGTGTCGATGCCCGACTTCGACATCGACTTCTGCGAAACGCGGCGCGGCGAGGTGATCCGCTACGTCCAGAAGAAATACGGCCACGACCACGTCGCGCAGATCATCACCTTCGGCAAGCTGAAGGCACGTGCCGTGCTGCGCGATTGCGGGCGCATTCTCGACCTCGGCTACAACCGCGTCGATCGGCTGTGCAAGATGGTGCCCAACCATCCGACCGACCCGTGGAGCCTGCCACGCGCGCTGAACGGTGCCGCTGAGTTCAAGCGCGAATACGACAACGACAATGATGTGAAGCAGCTCGTCGATCTGGCGATGCAGCTGGAGGGGCTGCCGCGCAACTCCTCCACCCACGCGGCGGGCGTGGTGATCGGCGACCGGCCGCTGGCACAGCTGGTGCCGCTGTACCGCGATCCACGCTCCGACATGCCGGTGACGCAGTTCGACATGAAATATGTCGAGGGCGCCGGGCTGGTGAAGTTCGACTTCCTCGGGCTGAAGACGCTGTCCGTGCTGCAGCGGGCGGTCGATCTCCTTGCCAAGCGCGGGATCGCGGTCGATCTGGCGGGCCTCGCCTGGGACGATCCGGCGGTTTTCCAGCTCCTGAAGCAAGGCAACACGGTGGGCGTGTTCCAGCTGGAATCGGAAGGGATGCGCCGTACGCTGACGGCGGTGAAGCCGACCAAGTTCGAGGACATCATCGCCCTCGTGTCGCTCTATCGCCCGGGCCCGATGGACAACATCCCGCTGTTCGGGAAGCGTAAGGCGGGCGAGGTCGAGATCGAGTATCCGCACCCCAAGCTGGCGGGTATCCTGGAAGAGACCTACGGCATCTTCGTCTATCAGGAACAGGTGATGCAGGCGGCGCAGATCCTGGCGGGCTATTCGCTGGGTGATGCCGACCTGCTGCGCCGCGCGATGGGCAAGAAGAAGCAGTCCGAGATGGATGCGCAGCGCCAGCGCTTCATCGCCGGCTGCGCCGAGCATTCGCAGATCGACGCGAAGCGCGCGAACGAGCTGTTCGACTTGATCGACAAGTTCGCCGGCTATGGCTTCAACAAGTCGCACGCCGCCGCCTACGCGCTGCTCGCCTATCAGACAGCGTGGCTGAAGGCGCATTATCCGGAAGAATTCTACGCCGCCTCCATGTGCTTCGACATGCACCAGTCGGAAAAGCTGGCGGTGTTCGTCGACGATGCGCGGCGGTATCCGGGTAGGGAAGGCGGCGTCGCGGTCGAGCAGCCCGACATCAACCGTTCGGAGGCGGACTTCACCGTGGAGCGCACGGACGAGGGCTACGCCGTGCGCTATGCGCTGGCTGGTATCCGCAATGTCGGCGGCAAGGCGATGAAGGCGCTGTGCGAGGAGCGCGAGGCGCATGGCTGGTTCGAAAGCCTCGACGACCTGTTCGCGCGCATCCCGCAAGGCTGCATGAATTCTCGCCAGCTCGAAGCCCTGATCGCGGCGGGCGCGCTCGACCGGCTGGAGCCGAGCCGGGGGCGGCTGGCCGCCAATATCGACCTGCTGCTCGCCACCGCAGATGCCGCCCAGCGCGAGCGATCGAGCGGGCAGGAGGGGCTGTTCGGTGGCGACGACGGCCCCGGCAATACGCTGCGTCTGAAGGAGGCCGACGACTGGTCGCGCGCCGACAAGATGGCGAAGGAGCGCGAGAATTTCGGCTTCTATTTCTCCAGCCACCCGGTCGAGGCCTATCGCGACATCGCCAGCGCCAATGGCGCGCGGCCCTACGCATCGCTGATGGCGGCAGGTGCGCCAATGGGCGGCCGCTCCCGCGCGGTCATGGCGGCGATGGTGGAGAAGGTGAACAAGGGGCGCACGCGGCGCGGCGCGGATTTCGTGCGCGCCGATTTCTCCGACAGTTCGGGCCAGTTCAGCGCGGCGTGTTTCGAGGAGGCGCTGGTCGCGAATTTCGAGAAATGGGCCGAAGACGGCACCTGCGTCCTGCTGACGGTCGAGCTCGATTCCCCGTCGCCCGACGAGCCCCCGCGCGTGACGGTGCGCGGCGCGCGACCGCTGGCGGCGGTGGCGGGCAGCCAGCGCATGCTGCTGACGCTGGAAGTCGCGCACGAGGCCGCGATCGCGGAACTGGCCCTCGCTCTCCAGCCCGGCCCGCCGGGATATGGCGAGGTGGTCGCGAAGCTCGCTCTGCCTGCCGGTGAGCAGGCGATGATGCGGCTGGGATACGATTTCCGCCTCGACGGCGCGCTCGCCGAAACGCTGGGCGGGATCGAGGGGATCGCCAATGTCGCGCTGATCCCGAAAACTGGGCCGAAGCTTTTCCGCGCCGCCTGA
- a CDS encoding ABC transporter ATP-binding protein: protein MNEGATHVVELRGLTRSFTQGETTIKVLRGVDLAVRPGEIVALLGPSGSGKSTLLQAVGLLEGGFGGQIVLAGTAAEKSNSAMRTQLRRENLGFVYQFHHLLPDFNAAENIVLPQLVAGKPRDEAEVRARELLEALGLGQRMDHRPSQLSGGEQQRVAVARALANRPRLVLADEPTGNLDEATSDRVLAQFLELVRGEGSAALVATHNERLAARMDRVVRLHEGLLE, encoded by the coding sequence ATGAATGAGGGCGCCACCCACGTCGTCGAATTGCGCGGCCTGACGCGCAGCTTCACCCAGGGCGAAACCACGATCAAGGTGCTGCGCGGCGTGGACCTGGCCGTCCGCCCGGGCGAGATCGTCGCGCTGCTGGGGCCATCCGGTTCGGGCAAGTCGACGCTGCTACAGGCGGTCGGCCTTTTGGAAGGGGGCTTCGGCGGCCAGATCGTGCTGGCGGGCACCGCGGCGGAGAAATCGAACAGCGCCATGCGCACGCAGCTGCGGCGCGAGAATCTGGGCTTCGTGTATCAGTTCCACCACCTGCTGCCCGACTTTAATGCAGCTGAGAATATCGTCCTGCCGCAGCTCGTGGCGGGCAAGCCGCGCGACGAGGCGGAAGTGCGCGCGCGCGAACTGCTGGAGGCGCTGGGGCTGGGTCAGCGGATGGATCATCGACCGAGCCAGCTTTCCGGTGGCGAGCAACAGCGCGTGGCCGTGGCCCGCGCGCTCGCCAACCGCCCGCGGCTGGTGCTGGCGGACGAGCCGACCGGCAATCTGGACGAGGCGACCTCCGACCGTGTGCTGGCGCAATTCCTCGAACTCGTGCGGGGCGAAGGCAGTGCCGCGCTGGTGGCGACGCATAACGAGCGGCTGGCCGCACGAATGGACCGGGTCGTCCGGCTGCACGAAGGGCTTCTCGAATAA